The Candidatus Koribacter versatilis Ellin345 genome has a segment encoding these proteins:
- a CDS encoding YdcF family protein: MTRVPFARRKIAALVLTVVVAGALFFYAWTCVRVMQQAETDERRPVDAIVVFGAAEYSGRPSPVLKARLDHGLDLFRQDMAPFVITTGGAGGDLHFSEGGVGRDYLLKNGVPDASLIGETQGGDTAQSAERVAVIMRTNGMKTCLAVSDAYHLFRVKRMMEEQGMECYGSPRPGSVPRTFWARFWAIQREAFSYCLWKLRVT, encoded by the coding sequence ATGACCCGGGTTCCGTTTGCCCGTAGAAAAATCGCGGCTCTCGTGCTGACAGTTGTCGTCGCGGGAGCCCTTTTCTTTTACGCGTGGACGTGTGTGCGGGTGATGCAGCAGGCGGAGACGGATGAACGGCGTCCGGTAGACGCGATCGTGGTGTTCGGGGCTGCGGAGTATTCAGGGAGGCCATCGCCGGTGCTCAAGGCGAGGCTGGACCATGGGCTTGATCTTTTTCGCCAGGACATGGCGCCCTTCGTGATCACCACTGGTGGCGCGGGCGGCGACTTACACTTCAGCGAAGGCGGAGTCGGCCGGGACTACCTGCTGAAGAACGGTGTGCCCGATGCATCGCTGATTGGCGAAACCCAGGGCGGCGATACCGCGCAGTCGGCGGAGCGGGTGGCGGTGATCATGCGCACAAACGGGATGAAGACGTGCCTCGCGGTGAGCGACGCGTATCACCTGTTCCGGGTGAAGCGCATGATGGAGGAGCAGGGGATGGAATGCTACGGGTCGCCACGGCCCGGATCGGTTCCGCGTACCTTCTGGGCGAGATTTTGGGCGATCCAGAGGGAAGCATTCAGCTATTGTTTGTGGAAACTGCGAGTGACATAA
- a CDS encoding L-threonylcarbamoyladenylate synthase, with protein sequence MRPEIIKINSAEPEQKLVAYVADQLKAGMVLGMPTDTFYGLAADPFNLRAVERIYEIKSRSRHKPLSLMIESVDQAEELAQDLPSSFYLLARRFWPGPLTMIIRAHARLPLKATANSGNIAVRIPSAPIPLAVLKAAGLPITATSANLSGQAECTTARALKQQMEERLPLIIDGGNSPRDVHSTIVDLSSGDGQWRIIREGAVSQEQISEMFEQG encoded by the coding sequence GTGCGACCCGAAATCATAAAAATCAATAGCGCTGAACCCGAACAGAAGCTTGTTGCTTATGTCGCCGACCAGTTGAAAGCTGGGATGGTGCTGGGAATGCCCACGGACACGTTTTATGGGCTCGCCGCCGATCCCTTTAATTTGCGCGCGGTTGAGCGCATTTATGAAATCAAGAGCCGTTCGCGGCACAAGCCTTTGTCGCTGATGATTGAATCGGTGGACCAGGCCGAGGAATTGGCGCAGGACCTGCCTTCGAGCTTCTACCTTTTGGCGCGCCGCTTCTGGCCGGGACCGTTGACCATGATTATCCGGGCGCACGCACGCTTGCCGCTGAAGGCTACGGCGAATTCGGGGAACATTGCAGTCCGCATTCCGTCCGCGCCGATTCCGCTCGCGGTACTGAAGGCAGCGGGACTTCCGATTACGGCGACTTCGGCGAACCTGAGCGGGCAGGCGGAGTGTACGACGGCGCGAGCGCTCAAGCAGCAAATGGAAGAGCGACTGCCTCTGATCATCGACGGCGGCAACTCGCCGCGCGATGTGCATTCGACGATTGTAGATTTGAGCTCCGGGGACGGGCAGTGGCGGATCATCCGCGAAGGCGCCGTATCGCAGGAGCAGATTTCGGAGATGTTCGAGCAGGGATGA
- a CDS encoding TrmH family RNA methyltransferase: MDQSPNDRLRLITSRQNNAVKELRAAFHTGRPTDDGYSAVEGVHLLEEAIRSGLRFKTIFFSQAAEDRAGKLLPQIHSNVETLLLPDEVFSSAVLTESPQGVAALVKLKTFKLEDLLRAENPMLLGVAGVQDPGNLGTILRSAEAFGATGVLIGDKTASPWNPKVIRGSSGSVFRLPVVKVEWPAALEQLRAKGVQILATSSHKGEPLPEVDFTGPTIVLIGGEGAGVPRDVLASVDGTLAIPHSPKVESLNAGIAASIVMYEAARQRNTQ; encoded by the coding sequence TTGGACCAATCACCCAACGACCGTCTCAGGCTGATCACCAGCCGCCAGAACAACGCCGTCAAGGAACTGCGGGCCGCCTTCCACACCGGACGCCCCACTGACGACGGCTACTCTGCTGTCGAAGGCGTCCACCTGCTGGAAGAAGCCATTCGCAGCGGCCTCCGCTTCAAGACTATCTTCTTCAGCCAGGCCGCCGAAGACCGAGCCGGCAAGCTTCTCCCGCAAATCCACTCCAACGTTGAGACGCTGCTTTTGCCCGACGAAGTCTTCTCCAGCGCCGTGCTGACCGAATCTCCGCAAGGTGTCGCTGCACTGGTGAAGCTCAAGACATTCAAACTCGAGGACCTGCTGCGGGCGGAGAATCCAATGCTGCTCGGCGTCGCCGGCGTACAGGACCCTGGAAATCTCGGCACCATCCTGCGGTCTGCGGAGGCCTTCGGCGCGACAGGCGTTTTGATTGGCGACAAGACCGCCTCACCGTGGAATCCCAAGGTTATTCGCGGCAGCAGCGGCTCTGTCTTCCGGCTGCCGGTCGTCAAGGTCGAGTGGCCCGCCGCCCTCGAACAACTCCGCGCTAAAGGCGTGCAGATCCTCGCCACGTCGTCGCACAAAGGCGAACCGCTCCCGGAAGTTGATTTCACCGGCCCGACCATCGTCCTCATCGGCGGCGAAGGCGCCGGCGTCCCGCGCGACGTGCTCGCCTCAGTCGACGGCACGCTCGCTATCCCGCATTCGCCCAAGGTCGAATCTCTCAACGCCGGCATCGCTGCATCTATCGTGATGTACGAAGCCGCCAGGCAGCGCAACACACAATGA
- a CDS encoding replication-associated recombination protein A, translated as MSLFDTSRPEQSDRDRPLADRMRPRTLDEFAGQEHILAPGKPLRVQIDRDDIGSLIFWGPPGVGKTTLAKIIAAMTHADFIEFSAVLSGIKEIKQVMADAERVRQYGTRTILFVDEIHRFNRAQQDAFLPHVERGNIKLIGATTENPSFEVNSALLSRSRVYTLTPLTEEQIVGLLRRALTDTERGLAELHVTAEDIALARIAAYASGDARSGYNVLEVAAQAAGATSERIITEQIVADALQRRVLRYDKSGEEHYNLISALHKSVRNSDPDAALYWLARMIESGEDALYIARRVVRMAVEDIGLADPNALALTLAAKDAIDFLGMPEANLALAQAVVYLSIAPKSNALYTAYGDVQADVEKTAADPVPLHLRNAPTKLMKEIGYGSGYQYAHDLEAKVADMQCLPDNLKDRVYYHPTDQGIEQRIRTRLEEIRRRKSQHGDSEPQS; from the coding sequence ATGAGTCTCTTCGACACATCCCGTCCCGAGCAGTCGGACCGCGACCGTCCCCTCGCCGATCGCATGCGTCCGCGCACGCTCGACGAATTCGCGGGCCAAGAACACATCCTCGCTCCCGGCAAGCCGCTGCGTGTACAGATCGATCGCGACGACATCGGTTCGCTCATCTTCTGGGGCCCGCCGGGCGTCGGCAAAACCACGCTAGCGAAGATTATTGCCGCAATGACGCACGCGGACTTCATCGAGTTCTCCGCAGTGCTCTCCGGAATTAAAGAGATCAAGCAGGTGATGGCGGACGCCGAACGCGTCCGCCAATACGGCACGCGAACGATCCTTTTCGTGGACGAAATTCACCGCTTCAACCGCGCCCAGCAGGACGCGTTCCTTCCGCACGTGGAGCGAGGCAACATCAAGCTCATCGGTGCGACCACCGAGAACCCGTCGTTTGAGGTGAATTCCGCGCTGCTCTCGCGCAGTCGCGTCTATACGCTCACTCCGCTCACCGAAGAGCAAATCGTCGGCCTGCTACGCCGCGCCCTTACCGACACCGAGCGCGGCCTCGCCGAACTCCATGTCACCGCCGAAGATATTGCGCTCGCCCGCATCGCCGCCTACGCCAGTGGCGACGCACGCTCCGGATACAACGTCCTCGAAGTCGCCGCACAAGCTGCTGGCGCGACTTCCGAGCGCATCATCACCGAGCAGATTGTCGCTGATGCTCTGCAACGCCGCGTGCTGCGCTACGACAAATCCGGCGAAGAGCATTACAACCTCATCTCGGCGCTTCATAAATCGGTCCGCAACAGCGATCCCGACGCGGCGCTCTATTGGCTCGCCCGCATGATCGAATCTGGCGAAGACGCGCTCTACATCGCGCGCCGCGTAGTGCGCATGGCTGTAGAAGACATCGGCCTCGCCGATCCCAACGCTCTCGCTCTCACCCTCGCGGCCAAGGACGCCATCGATTTCCTCGGTATGCCGGAAGCCAACCTCGCACTCGCACAGGCGGTTGTGTATCTCTCCATCGCGCCGAAATCGAATGCGCTCTACACCGCGTACGGTGATGTCCAAGCCGACGTCGAAAAAACCGCTGCTGATCCAGTACCGCTGCACCTGCGCAACGCGCCTACCAAACTCATGAAGGAAATTGGCTACGGCTCGGGATATCAGTACGCGCACGACCTCGAAGCCAAAGTCGCCGACATGCAGTGCCTGCCCGACAACCTCAAAGACCGCGTTTATTACCACCCAACCGATCAAGGTATCGAGCAGCGCATCCGCACGCGACTGGAAGAAATCCGGCGCAGGAAAAGCCAGCACGGAGATTCGGAGCCACAGAGTTAG
- a CDS encoding exo-beta-N-acetylmuramidase NamZ domain-containing protein, with product MLRFHLSLILLLTLALVAPLAVAQEQSDPRLNVLDGILNDAMQRELAPGAVVIIGHDGKVVYRKAFGSRALTPKREPMTVDTIFDMASLTKVIATTSSLMKLFDQGKIKLADPVSRYIPDFAANGKQDITVRDLMTHYSGLQPDLELKPYWSGLDEGYKRANAEKPTSPAGSVFRYSDINFIVLGEMVQKLSGEPLERYAKERIFEPLGMDHTQYLPPASWRDKIAPTEVDERTGQMLRGTVHDPTSRMMGGVAGHAGLFSTADDVAKFAQAILDNDGRIWSPLTVEKMTTPQQPQGQPWLRGLGWDIDSPYATNRGELLPVGSFGHTGFTGTSLWIDPTTKTYIILLTNAVHQPKGNVIALRTRLATAVAAALNNHVSDDAKLRLAEITGYGETNPSSRRVVARNATVLNGIDVLEKNGFEALKAKNGGKLRIGVVTNQTGFDAQGRRTIDVLAHAPGVELTAIFSPEHGIAGALDQTNVGNSKDAVTGVTIYSVYGGSDAKKRPSQDALAKLDAVVYDIQDAGVRFYTYEATLGYFLEACAKAGKEFIVLDRPDPIGGVSVQGPVSDPGTESFVNYTSIPPRHGMTVGELAKLYNETRNIHAKLTVVKMQGWERGDWFDSTGQLWINPSPNLRSLTEAILYPGVGLIEYTNISVGRGTDTPFEVVGAPWIKAQELAAYLNARRIPGVRFVPIEFAPTSAVYANEKCFGVNIVLTDREFLDSPELGVELVSALYTLYPQQWHVDKLDGLLVNKEVLAEIKAGVDPRRIADGYRERLEEFEKVRGKYLLY from the coding sequence ATGTTGCGCTTTCATCTCTCGCTCATTCTGCTTCTAACTCTCGCCTTGGTTGCTCCGCTGGCGGTCGCGCAGGAACAAAGCGATCCGCGGCTGAACGTGCTCGATGGAATCCTGAATGACGCCATGCAGCGCGAACTCGCGCCGGGCGCGGTCGTCATCATCGGACACGATGGCAAAGTCGTCTATCGCAAAGCGTTCGGTTCGCGAGCGCTCACGCCGAAGCGCGAACCGATGACGGTGGACACGATCTTCGACATGGCGTCGCTGACTAAGGTGATTGCAACGACCTCGTCACTGATGAAGCTCTTCGACCAGGGGAAGATCAAGCTCGCCGATCCAGTCTCGCGCTACATCCCGGATTTTGCAGCGAACGGCAAGCAGGACATTACTGTCCGGGACTTGATGACGCACTACTCGGGGCTGCAACCTGATCTCGAGTTGAAGCCGTACTGGAGCGGATTGGACGAGGGCTACAAGCGGGCGAACGCCGAAAAGCCGACCAGCCCGGCGGGTTCGGTGTTTCGTTATAGCGATATCAACTTCATCGTGCTCGGCGAGATGGTGCAGAAGCTGAGCGGCGAGCCGCTTGAACGCTACGCGAAAGAGCGGATCTTTGAACCGCTCGGCATGGACCATACGCAATATCTACCGCCTGCCTCGTGGCGCGACAAGATCGCACCGACGGAAGTCGATGAGCGTACCGGACAAATGCTGCGCGGGACGGTGCACGATCCTACTTCGCGCATGATGGGTGGCGTCGCTGGTCACGCAGGTTTGTTCTCGACCGCGGATGACGTGGCGAAATTCGCGCAGGCGATTCTCGACAACGATGGACGGATCTGGTCACCTCTGACGGTCGAGAAGATGACAACGCCGCAGCAGCCGCAAGGCCAGCCTTGGCTGCGCGGTTTGGGTTGGGACATTGATTCGCCGTACGCGACGAATCGCGGTGAATTACTGCCGGTCGGGAGCTTTGGGCATACCGGCTTCACCGGTACGTCGCTGTGGATTGACCCGACGACCAAGACCTACATCATCCTGCTGACGAACGCGGTGCACCAGCCGAAAGGCAATGTCATCGCGCTGCGCACGCGGCTGGCGACGGCGGTGGCGGCGGCGCTCAACAATCACGTGAGTGATGACGCGAAGTTGCGACTGGCGGAGATCACGGGATATGGCGAAACGAATCCGTCGTCGCGCAGGGTCGTGGCTCGCAATGCGACCGTTTTGAACGGGATTGATGTTCTCGAGAAAAACGGCTTCGAGGCGCTGAAGGCGAAGAATGGCGGCAAGCTGCGCATTGGCGTGGTGACGAACCAGACCGGGTTCGACGCGCAGGGCCGGCGGACGATCGACGTGCTGGCGCACGCCCCTGGAGTGGAGTTGACGGCCATCTTCAGCCCGGAACATGGCATTGCCGGCGCACTGGATCAGACGAACGTCGGCAACTCGAAGGATGCGGTGACCGGCGTAACCATCTACAGCGTCTACGGTGGCTCGGATGCGAAGAAGCGTCCGTCGCAGGATGCGCTCGCGAAGCTGGACGCGGTGGTCTACGACATCCAGGACGCTGGCGTGCGGTTTTACACCTACGAAGCAACGCTTGGATATTTTCTGGAAGCTTGTGCGAAAGCAGGGAAGGAGTTCATCGTTCTTGATCGACCCGACCCAATCGGCGGGGTGTCGGTGCAAGGGCCTGTGTCGGATCCTGGAACCGAGAGTTTTGTGAATTACACCTCCATTCCTCCTCGGCACGGTATGACCGTCGGCGAACTGGCGAAGCTCTATAACGAGACGCGCAACATTCACGCCAAGCTCACGGTAGTGAAGATGCAGGGCTGGGAGAGGGGCGACTGGTTCGATTCGACCGGACAGTTGTGGATCAATCCGTCGCCGAATCTGCGCAGTTTGACGGAGGCGATTCTTTATCCCGGCGTTGGGCTGATCGAGTACACCAACATTTCGGTCGGGCGCGGCACGGACACACCGTTCGAAGTGGTCGGTGCGCCGTGGATCAAGGCGCAGGAACTTGCTGCGTATCTCAATGCGCGTAGAATTCCCGGCGTGCGATTTGTGCCGATCGAGTTCGCGCCCACGAGCGCGGTATATGCAAATGAAAAATGTTTCGGCGTAAACATCGTGCTCACCGATCGGGAGTTCCTGGATTCGCCCGAGCTGGGAGTCGAGTTGGTTTCGGCGTTGTACACGCTCTATCCGCAGCAGTGGCACGTGGACAAGCTGGACGGACTTCTCGTGAATAAAGAAGTACTGGCGGAGATCAAAGCCGGAGTGGATCCGCGACGGATTGCGGATGGGTATCGCGAGCGACTGGAAGAGTTTGAGAAGGTGAGAGGGAAGTACTTGCTGTACTGA
- a CDS encoding serine hydrolase domain-containing protein, translating to MPQIPLEPAYADQEKQFARAFAILRAGIGEHVMPGATIAVTHGGRMMAWEAFGRFTYDPESPLVRRETIFDLASVTKAVATTTIAAILHERGQLNLNQKVHEHFREFRDGGKSDVTIAMLLSHSSGLPSYEKLFQRCRSREDLLGSAAAAPLAYPPGARSEYSDLAFILLGEILTRIAGEDLDGFAAREIFAPLGMTTAEYCPAPEGRQEIPPAQDDREFRHRTIQGEIDDENASVMGGVAGHAGLFANAYDLALFAECMLRGGAPILKPETVQLFTNRRAAPYGTSFSLGWDTPSQPSQSGTKLSARAFGHLGFTGTSLWIDPVKQLSITLLTNRTWPHRQSQAIKQLRPAVHDAIVEAIPHDEI from the coding sequence ATGCCGCAGATACCGCTCGAACCCGCCTACGCTGACCAGGAGAAGCAGTTCGCCCGAGCCTTCGCGATCCTCCGCGCTGGCATCGGCGAACACGTCATGCCCGGCGCGACGATCGCCGTCACACACGGCGGCAGAATGATGGCGTGGGAAGCCTTCGGACGTTTCACCTACGACCCAGAATCGCCCTTGGTACGTCGTGAGACGATCTTCGATCTGGCATCGGTAACCAAGGCCGTTGCGACGACCACAATCGCCGCCATTCTGCACGAACGCGGCCAACTCAACCTGAACCAGAAAGTTCACGAACACTTCCGCGAGTTCCGCGATGGCGGCAAATCGGATGTAACTATCGCAATGTTGCTCTCGCACAGCTCCGGACTGCCGTCCTACGAAAAGCTCTTCCAGCGTTGTCGATCGCGCGAGGACCTACTTGGATCTGCGGCCGCAGCGCCGCTTGCGTATCCGCCCGGCGCGCGCAGTGAATACAGCGATCTCGCCTTCATCCTGCTCGGCGAAATTCTTACGCGGATCGCCGGTGAGGACCTCGACGGTTTCGCTGCCCGCGAAATCTTCGCTCCTCTCGGAATGACAACTGCCGAGTACTGCCCTGCTCCGGAGGGTCGCCAGGAAATTCCGCCCGCGCAGGACGATCGCGAATTCCGCCACCGCACCATTCAGGGCGAAATAGACGACGAAAATGCAAGCGTGATGGGCGGCGTCGCCGGACACGCCGGTCTCTTCGCCAACGCTTATGATCTCGCGCTCTTCGCCGAATGCATGTTGCGCGGAGGTGCGCCAATCCTGAAGCCCGAGACAGTTCAGCTCTTCACAAATCGTCGCGCCGCGCCCTACGGAACCAGCTTCTCGCTCGGCTGGGACACACCTTCCCAGCCATCGCAATCTGGCACGAAACTTTCCGCGCGCGCCTTCGGGCACCTCGGCTTCACCGGCACTTCTCTTTGGATCGATCCTGTAAAGCAGCTTTCGATCACGCTGCTCACCAACCGCACCTGGCCGCATCGGCAATCGCAGGCAATCAAGCAACTTCGGCCCGCGGTGCATGATGCTATTGTGGAAGCAATACCTCACGATGAGATATAA